GAGCCGCCGCGCGAGCGCAAGGCACCGGCCGGCCGCAGCGGCGCCAAGCGGCGCGCAAAGTCGCGCGGCGGCTTTGGTCTCGGCCGCCTGGTCTATTGGGGCGCCGTGCTGAGCCTGTGGGGCGTGATCGCCGCGATCGGCGTCGTGATCTATGTCGGCGCCCATCTGCCGCCGATCCAGTCGCTGGAGATTCCCAAGCGCCCGCCGACGATCCAGATCGTCGGTGTCGACGGCAGCATGCTGGCGCAGCGCGGCGAGATGGCCGGCGCCAATGTCGCACTGCAGGACCTCCCGCCATACCTGCCAAAGGCGTTCATCGCCATCGAGGACCGCCGCTTCTATTCGCATTTCGGCATCGATCCCGTCGGCATCGCGCGTGCCCTCGTCACCAACGTGCTCCATCGCGGCGTCTCGCAGGGCGGTTCGACCCTGACGCAGCAGCTTGCCAAGAACCTGTTCCTGACCCAGGAGCGCACCCTGCAGCGCAAGCTGCAGGAGGCGGAGCTCGCGATCTGGCTGGAGCGCAAGCACTCCAAGAACGAGATCCTGGAGCTCTATCTAAACCGCGTCTATTTCGGCTCGGGCGCCTATGGCGTCGAGGCGGCGGCGCAGAAATATTTCGGCAAGTCGGCCAAGAACGTCACGGTCGCCGAAGCCGCAATGCTCGCCGGCCTCGTCAAGTCGCCCTCGCGGCTCGCGCCGAACCGCAATCCTGAGGGTGCGGAAGCGCGCGCGCAAATCGTGCTGGCGGCGATGGCGGACGCGAAATTCATCACCGACGCGCAGGCGAAGGCATCGATCGGCCATCCCTCCTATAACGTGAAGCCCACCGGTGCCGGCACGGTCAATTACGTCGCCGACTGGGTCGGCGAGGTGCTGGACGATTTGGTCGGCCAGATCGACGAGAGCATCAAGGTCGAGACCACGATCGATCCGAAGCTGCAGAGCGTGGCCGAAGCCGCCATCATCGACGAGCTCGCCGCCAAGAGCGTCAAGTTCAATGTCAGCCAGGGAGCGCTGGTGGCGATGACGCCTGATGGCGCCGTGCGCGCCATGGTCGGCGGGCGGAACTATTCCGACAGCCAGTACAACCGCGCGGTCACGGCCAAGCGCCAGCCCGGCTCCTCGTTCAAGCCGTTCGTGTACCTCACCGCGCTCGAACAGGGGCTGACGCCCGACACGATGCGCCAGGACGCGCCGATCGAGGTCAAGGGCTGGCGGCCCGAGAACTACACCCACGAATATTTCGGCGCGGTGACGCTGACGCAGGCGCTGGCGATGTCGCTCAACACGGTCGCCATCCGCCTCGGCCTCGAGGTCGGGCCGAAGAACGTGGTGCGCACCGCTCACCGGCTCGGCATCTCCTCCAAGCTCGAGCCGAACGCCTCGATCGCGCTCGGCACCTCCGAAGTCTCAGTGGTCGAGCTGGTCGGTGCCTATGCGCCCTTTGCCAATGGCGGCTTCGCGGTGGCGCCGCATGTCGTGACGCGGATCAGGACGCTCAGTGGCAAGCTGCTCTACATGCGCCAGCCCGATGAGCGTAACCAGGTCGTCGACCCCCGCTATGTCGGCATGATGAACACGATGATGCGGGAGACGCTGATCTCAGGCACCGCCAAGAAGGCGGAGATCGCGGGCTGGCCGGCGGCCGGCAAGACCGGCACCAGCCAGGATTATCGTGACGCCTGGTTCATCGGTTACACCGCCAACCTCGTCACCGGCGTCTGGCTCGGCAATGACGACAACTCGCCGACCAAGAAGGCGACCGGCGGCGGCCTGCCAGTGGAAGTCTGGACGCGCTTCATGAGGACGGCGCACGAGGGTGTGCCGGTGGCAGCCCTTCCGAGTGCACCAGGTG
The nucleotide sequence above comes from Bradyrhizobium sp. NDS-1. Encoded proteins:
- a CDS encoding transglycosylase domain-containing protein, producing the protein MAWGKKKGGRKEPLFGLPAALADLRLTAADRIPGGDDKPKKSTKSSAKRKSEDAGAEPPRERKAPAGRSGAKRRAKSRGGFGLGRLVYWGAVLSLWGVIAAIGVVIYVGAHLPPIQSLEIPKRPPTIQIVGVDGSMLAQRGEMAGANVALQDLPPYLPKAFIAIEDRRFYSHFGIDPVGIARALVTNVLHRGVSQGGSTLTQQLAKNLFLTQERTLQRKLQEAELAIWLERKHSKNEILELYLNRVYFGSGAYGVEAAAQKYFGKSAKNVTVAEAAMLAGLVKSPSRLAPNRNPEGAEARAQIVLAAMADAKFITDAQAKASIGHPSYNVKPTGAGTVNYVADWVGEVLDDLVGQIDESIKVETTIDPKLQSVAEAAIIDELAAKSVKFNVSQGALVAMTPDGAVRAMVGGRNYSDSQYNRAVTAKRQPGSSFKPFVYLTALEQGLTPDTMRQDAPIEVKGWRPENYTHEYFGAVTLTQALAMSLNTVAIRLGLEVGPKNVVRTAHRLGISSKLEPNASIALGTSEVSVVELVGAYAPFANGGFAVAPHVVTRIRTLSGKLLYMRQPDERNQVVDPRYVGMMNTMMRETLISGTAKKAEIAGWPAAGKTGTSQDYRDAWFIGYTANLVTGVWLGNDDNSPTKKATGGGLPVEVWTRFMRTAHEGVPVAALPSAPGGWGLSNLAQAASQVSPPTAAPAPANNGGYRPPPPTRANVRPEAAAGLDGWLMDRLFGGNR